Below is a genomic region from Granulibacter bethesdensis CGDNIH1.
GCAATGGAGCGGACAACCTGCTGCGCCTGCTGGATACGCTGCCGCCGGATCTGCCGCCCCCTCCCCCGACCAACACCAATGCTGATCTGCATGCCGAGGTTCGCGCCATGCTGGATCGCTGTATCACCCGCATCGCGCCGGAACGTCCGACACTGGAGGAAAGGCTGGATCGCTGGGTGCTGCATCCTGTCTGGGGGATGCTGCTGCTGACCCTGCTGATGTTCGCGATGTTTCAGGCCGTGTTTTCCTGGGCCAAGCCGATCATGGATTTCCTGCAGGATACCATGGACCATCTTGGCGACGTGGCGGGGACTGCCCTGCCGGAAGGCCCGTTGCGCGGCCTGATTTCCGATGGCGTGATCGCCGGGGCCGGCACCGTGATCGTGTTCCTGCCACAAATTCTGGTGCTGTTCCTGTGGATTCTGACGCTGGAGGCATCCGGCTATCTGCCCCGCGCCGCATTCCTGCTGGACCGTTTCATGGCGACAGCCGGGCTGAGCGGGCGTTCCTTCATTCCGCTGCTGTCCAGTTTCGCCTGTGCGGTGCCGGGGATCATGGCGGCCCGCACCATTCAGAACCCGCGGGACCGGATGCTGACCATCCTGATCGCGCCGCTGATGACCTGCTCCGCAAGACTGCCGGTCTATGCCTTGCTGATCGGCGCCTTCATCCCGGCCCATACGATTCTGGGCCTGTTCAATCTGCAGGGACTGGTTCTGTTCGCACTGTATCTGGCAGGTATCCTCAGCGCTTTGCTGGTCGCCCGCGTGCTGAAACGTGGCACGGTAGAGGAACAACCCCTGTTGCTGGAGTTGCCCCCCTATCGTCTGCCCAGCCTGCGTAGTCTGGCCATCGAACTGTGGCAGCGCGCCTATATTTTCCTGCGTCGTGTGGGCACCATCATCGTCTCCGTCAGCATATTGCTATGGGCCTTGTCGAGCTTCCCCTCTCCACCACCCGGCGCAACCGGCCCGGCAATCAACTACAGCCTCGCCGGGCAGATTGGTCAGGCCATGCTGCTGGTGTTCGAGCCGATCGGATTCACCTGGCAGATCTGCATCGCCCTGATTCCCGGCCTCGCCGCACGGGAAGTCGCGGTCAGTGCGCTCGCCACCGTCTATTCGATTACGGCCGACAAGGATCATGCCGCTGAGAAGCTGATGCCGCTGCTCTCCTCGCAATGGAGCATGGCGACGGCGTTCTCTCTGATGGCGTGGTATGTTTATGCGCCGCAGTGCTTTTCCACGCTGGCGGTCATCCGACGGGAAACGGGGGGCTGGAAGATGGTCTGGATCAGCGCCGGATATCTGTTCGGACTGGCTTATCTGCTGTCTTTCCTGACCTATCGTATAACGCGCCTGTTCACCGGTTGAAGCCAGCCAGGAGGCCACCATGCTCCAGTCCATCATCGCCGGGATCGCCGTCCTGATCTGCGCTCTGTTCTGGATGCAGAAGCTTGCCCCCCGTGCCATGGCCCCGCTCTGGTCGGCTGTATCGGCTCTGCTGCGGCGGATGCAGGTGATGCCTGCGTTGGCCGAGCGTCTTTCTCCAGCCGCCTCCCCCTCCTCTACCGGATGCAAGGGATGCGACGGCTGCGGTGGAAGCAAGGGGGGATGCCACTGACTGATATGAAGGGCAGACACCTGCCTGTCCGGGAAAAATATCCCTGAAACCGGCCATCCGGCAGAGTATTTGTCGGCTCGGCATGGTCAAAAATCTGTGCCTTGTCTTACGCCGGTATTCCATCCCAAAAGCACAGTGCAAACTGCCTTCGCACAA
It encodes:
- the feoB gene encoding ferrous iron transport protein B, giving the protein MSTTTHPLRIALVGNPNCGKTALFNRLTGSRQKVANYAGVTIERKSGRVTTPSGRSVQVLDLPGTYSLHAASPDEAVTRDVCLGRYRGEDPPDLLLCVIAATNLRLHLRFLLEVRQLGRPVVAVINMMDAVEKQGLHIDIPHLSEALGIPVVTAIGTQRNGADNLLRLLDTLPPDLPPPPPTNTNADLHAEVRAMLDRCITRIAPERPTLEERLDRWVLHPVWGMLLLTLLMFAMFQAVFSWAKPIMDFLQDTMDHLGDVAGTALPEGPLRGLISDGVIAGAGTVIVFLPQILVLFLWILTLEASGYLPRAAFLLDRFMATAGLSGRSFIPLLSSFACAVPGIMAARTIQNPRDRMLTILIAPLMTCSARLPVYALLIGAFIPAHTILGLFNLQGLVLFALYLAGILSALLVARVLKRGTVEEQPLLLELPPYRLPSLRSLAIELWQRAYIFLRRVGTIIVSVSILLWALSSFPSPPPGATGPAINYSLAGQIGQAMLLVFEPIGFTWQICIALIPGLAAREVAVSALATVYSITADKDHAAEKLMPLLSSQWSMATAFSLMAWYVYAPQCFSTLAVIRRETGGWKMVWISAGYLFGLAYLLSFLTYRITRLFTG
- a CDS encoding DUF6587 family protein; amino-acid sequence: MLQSIIAGIAVLICALFWMQKLAPRAMAPLWSAVSALLRRMQVMPALAERLSPAASPSSTGCKGCDGCGGSKGGCH